The Rhodocytophaga rosea genome has a segment encoding these proteins:
- a CDS encoding IS91 family transposase, translating to MKPALELAHILSAHLHEFMATHAVSAHKFSTLKAIEHCRTARLGGHIDACDSCGYLRISYNSCRNRHCPKCQTTNREKWIMQREADLLPVSYFHVVFTLPHSLNLLCLQYPQELYALLFKTAWSTINSFANNPKHLGAKTGMISILHTWGQNLSLHPHLHCIVPGGGISGSGHWKKARSTGKYLFPVKALSKVFRARYVSLLRSFLSANKAQVDNGLWKELFAKDWVVYCKRPFLGPAQVIEYLGRYTHKVAISNHRLQSIEDGKVSFAYKDYRQEAAKKTMSLEATEFIRRFSLHILPPKFVRIRHYGILSSKAKAHDLALARQDLRVATPEKRVSDWKSICKERLGYDIDLCPCCSKGRMREILRFEAARSPPDRAYLLSIALHLKTA from the coding sequence ATGAAGCCTGCCCTAGAGTTAGCCCATATACTGTCGGCTCACTTACATGAGTTTATGGCCACGCATGCAGTCTCTGCTCACAAGTTCTCCACCCTAAAGGCGATTGAGCATTGCCGTACTGCCAGACTAGGCGGCCATATAGATGCCTGTGATAGTTGTGGCTACCTGCGTATTAGCTACAACAGCTGCCGCAACAGACACTGCCCTAAGTGTCAGACTACCAATCGTGAAAAGTGGATTATGCAAAGGGAGGCAGACCTGTTACCGGTCAGCTACTTTCATGTGGTCTTCACCTTGCCCCACTCCCTTAATCTATTGTGCCTGCAGTATCCCCAAGAACTCTATGCTTTGCTCTTCAAGACAGCCTGGTCTACGATCAACAGCTTTGCCAATAATCCCAAGCATCTGGGTGCTAAAACAGGTATGATCTCCATTCTGCACACCTGGGGACAGAACCTCTCACTGCATCCACATCTGCATTGTATTGTGCCGGGTGGAGGGATCTCTGGGAGTGGCCACTGGAAAAAGGCCAGAAGTACAGGTAAATATCTTTTCCCGGTCAAAGCACTCAGTAAAGTGTTCCGTGCTCGCTATGTCTCACTACTGAGAAGCTTTCTTTCTGCTAATAAAGCACAGGTGGATAATGGGCTATGGAAAGAGTTATTTGCCAAAGACTGGGTGGTATACTGTAAAAGGCCTTTCTTAGGTCCTGCTCAGGTGATTGAATATCTGGGACGTTACACCCACAAAGTAGCTATCTCCAATCACCGCCTCCAAAGTATAGAGGATGGCAAGGTGAGCTTCGCTTACAAAGATTACCGGCAAGAAGCAGCAAAGAAAACCATGAGTTTGGAGGCTACTGAGTTCATCAGGCGTTTCAGCCTGCACATTCTGCCACCAAAGTTTGTCCGCATCCGCCACTATGGCATTTTGTCTTCCAAAGCAAAAGCCCATGATTTAGCACTGGCCAGACAAGATTTGAGAGTAGCTACGCCGGAAAAAAGAGTGTCGGACTGGAAAAGCATCTGCAAAGAACGCTTAGGCTATGATATAGACCTGTGTCCTTGCTGCAGCAAAGGCCGCATGAGAGAAATCTTGCGCTTTGAAGCAGCCCGTTCCCCACCTGATAGGGCTTACCTGC
- a CDS encoding tyrosine-type recombinase/integrase, giving the protein MSTPNTNTHPTFIQQACLKVSGFSLLYNKLERDISLSGRSLSTLKNYSRHMAQIALYYNQLPTELDEDQVRDYLWMLQKKTNKPSKSSFKHAVYGLRLLYRLTGRDDRAIRLPSIPKVHKLPAVLSKQEVKALLKAPRLLKHRVLLALIYSAGLRMQEVCRLEISDLDFDRMQIHIRQSKGRKDRYVPLSQLMKRGLLSYLSACKPHYYLFNGKEYGSQLSRKGVQWLMQDAVSKAGIKKKGICVHTLRHSYATHLLEDGLDIVSIKELLGHSFLETTLVYLHMAGLGRKAPFSPLDTLYTKEA; this is encoded by the coding sequence ATGTCAACACCAAACACTAACACCCACCCTACTTTTATCCAACAGGCTTGCCTGAAGGTAAGCGGATTTTCTCTCCTTTACAACAAGCTGGAAAGGGATATCTCCCTGTCTGGCAGAAGTCTGAGCACGTTAAAAAACTACTCCCGCCACATGGCTCAGATTGCTCTCTACTACAATCAGTTGCCTACCGAACTAGACGAAGATCAGGTCAGAGATTACCTGTGGATGCTGCAGAAGAAAACGAACAAGCCTTCTAAAAGCTCTTTCAAACATGCTGTCTATGGCCTACGCCTGCTCTACCGGCTTACCGGCAGAGATGACCGGGCTATCCGCCTACCTTCCATCCCTAAAGTACACAAACTGCCAGCGGTCCTCAGTAAGCAGGAAGTCAAAGCTCTGCTCAAAGCACCCCGTCTGTTAAAGCACCGGGTGCTGCTGGCCTTAATCTATTCAGCAGGCCTTCGCATGCAGGAAGTATGCCGGCTTGAGATCTCAGATTTAGATTTTGACCGCATGCAGATCCACATTCGCCAAAGCAAAGGAAGAAAAGACCGCTATGTACCCCTCTCCCAGCTGATGAAAAGAGGACTGCTCTCCTACCTGTCTGCCTGCAAACCCCACTACTACCTCTTCAATGGCAAGGAATATGGCTCGCAGCTCAGCCGCAAAGGCGTGCAATGGCTCATGCAGGATGCAGTTAGTAAAGCGGGCATCAAAAAGAAAGGCATCTGTGTACATACCCTGCGCCATTCCTATGCCACCCATCTGCTAGAAGATGGATTGGATATTGTCTCCATCAAAGAACTTTTAGGCCATAGCTTCCTGGAAACTACCCTTGTATATCTGCACATGGCAGGACTTGGCAGAAAAGCTCCTTTCTCTCCTCTAGATACCCTCTATACAAAGGAGGCATGA
- a CDS encoding SWIM zinc finger family protein has translation MQLFSKNDLKSLATTSSYQRGLEYYQSDAVRKISRKGNTFEGTVEGSYRYRVKLTIKNSDLDFDCNCPYDMEGICKHCVAFGLAILNGDFTETVAYASVAEDAQLVEEDTASFEERFSEAAPSVKEEFLRQLLTKDVSLRSQFLHFMQSRSQTSSVKYTPTSPMEATSEQIHEALSELAFDEDMHEEYGRSYDDYYGEGDELDEMAVEMVQEVLEPVLKQVSALVSLGKFMEGWQLLLAVYEGIRLVEEPESDEYSLFDGRSYQEFILEVWESLLKDLASGISRAVIPEKDIRQALDFLIERYTLYDKQFNRYSERAQVWYELGNFERVLTALMVSPAIASYLQTLLEKHQLIDTDTADLMLHIAGVTRNETLWLKTAEEFAAYKTDVAQQLLDKHQAKQDMPSFIRVAKLVFGKNPVLFDEYILKHLKPEQDRDFYIEVLTYYTQRKQSIENYRQLRKYFTSESRSAFVKSYANGYNPLFYIQLLEAEEQYKKIMELLKQYKNQEVQHFDQMLATVAHLYPDECMDLVMEKAEYALQQTDRRGRYTYQHITSWLKVLRSFPALAEQVRIFSLHLYDENSRLRALREELQAAGLVRGR, from the coding sequence ATGCAGCTTTTCTCAAAAAACGACCTGAAATCTCTGGCTACTACTTCCAGTTACCAGCGCGGTTTGGAATACTACCAGAGCGATGCTGTGCGGAAAATAAGCCGCAAAGGCAATACCTTTGAAGGTACTGTAGAGGGTTCGTACCGCTATAGAGTGAAGTTGACCATTAAAAACAGTGATCTAGACTTCGATTGCAATTGTCCTTATGATATGGAAGGCATTTGCAAACATTGTGTAGCTTTCGGATTGGCGATTCTCAATGGCGATTTTACAGAAACGGTTGCTTACGCTTCTGTAGCAGAAGACGCACAGCTTGTAGAAGAGGATACTGCTTCCTTTGAAGAAAGATTCTCCGAGGCGGCTCCTTCCGTAAAAGAAGAATTTCTCCGGCAATTACTCACTAAAGATGTATCCCTGCGCAGCCAGTTTTTACACTTTATGCAAAGCCGCAGCCAGACTTCTTCTGTAAAATATACGCCTACCTCCCCAATGGAAGCAACCAGCGAACAAATCCATGAAGCGCTTTCAGAGCTTGCCTTCGATGAAGATATGCATGAGGAGTATGGCCGTTCTTATGATGATTATTACGGAGAAGGTGACGAACTCGATGAGATGGCCGTGGAAATGGTGCAGGAAGTGTTGGAGCCAGTACTAAAACAAGTTTCTGCACTCGTGAGCCTGGGCAAATTTATGGAAGGATGGCAACTGTTATTGGCTGTATATGAAGGTATCCGGTTGGTAGAAGAACCGGAATCAGATGAATATTCATTGTTTGATGGCAGAAGCTACCAGGAGTTTATCCTGGAAGTATGGGAAAGTTTGCTCAAAGACCTGGCTTCCGGTATCAGCCGGGCTGTAATTCCTGAAAAAGATATACGGCAAGCACTCGATTTTCTTATCGAGCGGTATACTTTGTATGACAAACAATTCAACAGGTATAGCGAACGGGCTCAGGTTTGGTATGAGCTGGGAAATTTTGAACGGGTACTGACAGCACTGATGGTTTCACCTGCCATTGCTTCTTACTTACAAACCCTGCTGGAAAAACACCAGTTGATAGACACAGATACCGCAGATCTGATGCTACATATTGCTGGAGTTACCAGGAACGAAACGCTTTGGCTGAAAACGGCTGAAGAGTTTGCTGCTTATAAAACAGATGTTGCCCAGCAATTGCTGGATAAGCACCAGGCCAAACAAGATATGCCTTCATTTATCCGGGTAGCCAAACTGGTGTTCGGGAAAAATCCGGTATTGTTCGATGAATATATTCTGAAGCATTTGAAGCCGGAACAGGACAGAGATTTTTATATAGAAGTACTTACCTACTATACCCAGCGTAAACAAAGCATCGAAAATTACCGCCAGCTTCGGAAGTATTTTACGTCTGAATCCCGTTCTGCTTTTGTAAAATCGTATGCCAATGGGTACAATCCTTTGTTCTACATTCAATTGCTTGAAGCGGAGGAGCAGTACAAGAAAATCATGGAATTACTTAAGCAATACAAAAACCAGGAAGTGCAGCATTTTGATCAGATGCTGGCTACGGTGGCCCATCTCTACCCCGATGAATGTATGGATCTGGTGATGGAAAAAGCAGAATATGCCCTTCAGCAAACCGACCGCCGGGGACGGTATACCTATCAACATATCACTTCCTGGTTAAAAGTATTAAGATCTTTTCCGGCACTGGCCGAACAAGTACGTATTTTTAGCCTGCATTTATATGATGAAAATTCCAGGTTACGTGCTTTACGTGAAGAACTGCAAGCTGCCGGATTGGTGAGGGGAAGGTGA
- the metG gene encoding methionine--tRNA ligase: MRNEPPKRYTVTAALPYANGPVHIGHLAGVYIPADIYVRYLRLRERDVLFVCGSDEHGVPITFRAQKEGITPQQAVDQYHKMIKEAFQDFGISFDMYSRTSNATHHETASAFFRKMYEQGNFTEKFSDQYFDAKANQFLTDRFIQGTCPVCSFPNAYGDQCENCGSTLSPDELINPVSMLSGEKPVLKATKHWYLPLDQYEDWLREWILEGHKEWKTNVYGQCKSWIDGGLHPRPMTRDLDWGIPVPVEGAEGKVLYVWFDAPIGYISSTKDYFKEKVQNSTGEEWKPYWQSNDTQLVHFIGKDNIVFHCIIFPIMLKAHGDYILPENVPANEFLNLEGNKISTSRNWAVWLHEYLQAFPGKQDVLRYVLCANAPETKDNDFTWKDFQNRNNNELVGNLGNFVNRVMVLTHKFFSGNVPIRGKLFDIDHNLIKELQEFPEKIAASIENYRFREALSLLMDLSRAGNKYLADTAPWNLIKTDEARVQTILNLGLQVAANLAIVMEPFLPFSACKLYGMLNLDSYKWANAGSIDLLSDGHPLKEAQLLFDKIEDAPVEAQVQKLLNTKTANELANKKLPPAKPEINFDDFTKLDIRIATIQAAELVPKTKKLLKLTLNTGLDTRTVVSGIAEHYKPEEIIGRQVCLLANLAPRDIKGIQSQGMILMAEDKDGSLSFVNPEKVIVNGGTVS; the protein is encoded by the coding sequence ATGAGAAACGAACCACCCAAAAGATATACTGTAACCGCAGCCTTGCCCTATGCTAACGGACCCGTACACATCGGCCATCTGGCTGGTGTATACATTCCTGCTGATATTTACGTGCGCTACTTACGCCTCCGGGAACGAGATGTTTTGTTTGTATGCGGCTCCGACGAACATGGCGTTCCTATTACTTTTCGGGCCCAGAAAGAAGGGATTACCCCTCAGCAGGCCGTAGATCAGTATCATAAAATGATTAAGGAAGCCTTTCAGGACTTCGGAATATCATTCGATATGTATTCCCGCACCTCTAATGCTACCCATCATGAAACAGCCAGTGCCTTCTTCCGGAAAATGTATGAGCAGGGCAATTTCACAGAAAAATTCTCTGACCAGTATTTTGATGCAAAAGCCAATCAATTCCTGACCGACCGTTTCATTCAAGGTACTTGTCCGGTATGTAGTTTTCCTAATGCTTACGGCGACCAGTGTGAAAATTGCGGTTCTACTTTAAGTCCGGATGAACTGATCAATCCGGTTTCGATGCTGAGCGGAGAAAAACCAGTATTGAAAGCAACCAAACACTGGTACCTGCCATTAGACCAGTACGAAGACTGGTTGCGTGAATGGATATTGGAAGGCCATAAAGAGTGGAAAACCAATGTATACGGCCAGTGTAAATCCTGGATTGATGGTGGCCTGCATCCCCGCCCCATGACCCGTGACCTGGACTGGGGTATTCCCGTTCCAGTGGAAGGGGCAGAAGGAAAAGTATTATATGTGTGGTTTGATGCACCCATCGGGTATATTTCCTCTACCAAAGATTACTTTAAAGAAAAAGTACAGAACTCCACTGGAGAGGAATGGAAGCCATACTGGCAGAGCAACGATACCCAGTTGGTGCATTTTATTGGCAAGGATAATATTGTATTCCATTGCATTATTTTTCCGATCATGCTCAAGGCGCATGGCGATTATATTCTGCCGGAAAATGTACCGGCTAATGAGTTTCTGAACCTGGAAGGAAATAAAATTTCTACTTCCAGAAACTGGGCGGTATGGCTGCATGAATACTTACAGGCATTTCCGGGAAAACAGGATGTACTGCGGTATGTACTTTGTGCCAATGCTCCCGAAACCAAAGACAATGATTTTACCTGGAAAGACTTTCAGAACCGTAATAATAATGAACTGGTAGGTAACCTGGGTAACTTCGTAAATAGAGTAATGGTACTTACACATAAATTTTTCAGTGGTAATGTGCCAATAAGAGGTAAGCTTTTCGATATTGATCATAACCTGATAAAAGAATTACAGGAATTCCCTGAAAAGATTGCTGCATCAATCGAAAATTACCGTTTCCGGGAAGCTTTAAGTTTACTTATGGATTTGTCCCGTGCCGGAAATAAATACTTAGCAGATACAGCACCCTGGAATCTGATCAAAACGGATGAAGCCAGGGTACAAACCATTCTGAATCTAGGTTTGCAGGTAGCTGCTAACTTGGCAATTGTGATGGAGCCATTTCTGCCTTTTTCAGCTTGTAAATTATATGGAATGCTCAATCTGGATTCCTATAAATGGGCAAATGCCGGTAGTATTGATTTACTATCAGATGGCCATCCCTTGAAAGAAGCCCAATTGCTGTTTGACAAAATTGAAGATGCTCCCGTAGAAGCACAGGTGCAGAAGTTATTAAATACCAAAACAGCAAATGAACTGGCCAACAAAAAGCTGCCACCAGCTAAACCGGAAATTAACTTTGATGATTTTACCAAACTAGATATCCGGATTGCTACTATTCAGGCAGCAGAACTGGTGCCTAAAACGAAAAAACTATTAAAACTCACTTTAAATACCGGCCTCGATACCAGAACAGTAGTAAGCGGCATTGCTGAGCATTATAAGCCGGAGGAAATTATTGGAAGACAAGTCTGTTTGCTGGCAAATCTGGCTCCCCGGGATATCAAAGGCATACAATCGCAGGGCATGATTCTGATGGCGGAAGATAAAGATGGCAGCCTGTCGTTTGTAAATCCGGAGAAAGTAATTGTGAATGGGGGTACAGTGAGTTAA
- a CDS encoding TatD family hydrolase: MLFIDPHVHMTSRTTDDYDAMRKAGIVAIIEPAFWLGQARTEAGSFKDYFSSLVGWERFRASQFGIRHYCTIGLNSKEANNEALAEQVMELLPLFASKEGVVGIGEIGYDDQTAAEDKFYRLQIELAKELALPIQIHTPHRDKKKGTSRSMDVCIEHGVDPSMVIVDHNNEETVKEVLDRGFWAAFTIYPRTKMGNERMTEIVRQYGPERIMINSAADWGISDPLAVPKTAALMQERGIPEAHIHQVCYQNALAAFGQSGQMNEDDWLNPITIDQREKFSGSTVLRGGQDPRIDQIDSKIIR; this comes from the coding sequence ATGCTATTCATAGATCCACACGTTCACATGACTTCCCGTACTACCGATGATTACGATGCCATGCGTAAAGCAGGTATTGTAGCCATTATTGAACCAGCTTTCTGGCTGGGACAGGCCCGTACGGAAGCAGGTTCTTTTAAAGATTATTTCAGTAGCCTGGTAGGCTGGGAACGTTTCCGGGCAAGCCAGTTTGGCATCCGGCATTATTGCACCATCGGGTTAAATTCCAAAGAAGCCAACAACGAAGCACTAGCAGAACAAGTGATGGAATTGCTGCCCTTATTTGCCAGCAAGGAAGGCGTAGTAGGTATCGGCGAAATCGGCTACGACGACCAGACGGCTGCTGAAGATAAATTTTACCGCCTGCAAATAGAACTGGCAAAAGAATTAGCTTTACCTATACAGATTCATACACCCCACCGGGATAAGAAAAAGGGCACTTCCCGCAGCATGGATGTATGCATCGAACACGGTGTAGACCCTTCCATGGTGATTGTAGATCATAATAATGAAGAAACCGTGAAAGAAGTGTTGGACAGAGGTTTCTGGGCAGCTTTTACCATTTATCCCAGAACCAAAATGGGTAATGAGCGCATGACAGAAATTGTACGCCAATATGGCCCGGAACGTATTATGATCAACAGTGCTGCCGACTGGGGTATCAGTGATCCGCTGGCTGTGCCAAAAACAGCTGCGTTGATGCAGGAAAGGGGAATTCCGGAAGCACACATTCACCAGGTTTGCTACCAGAATGCCCTGGCAGCTTTTGGCCAAAGCGGGCAAATGAACGAAGACGACTGGCTGAACCCCATCACCATAGACCAACGGGAAAAATTCTCCGGCAGTACCGTACTCCGTGGCGGCCAAGACCCCAGAATAGACCAGATTGATTCCAAGATCATCCGCTAA
- a CDS encoding alpha/beta fold hydrolase: MKVYAISGLGADKRVFEYLDLRYELISLDWIEPKRDEELSEYASRLAEKINTKENFILIGVSFGGLIAIEISKILKPALVILISSAETKSDLRRVYRIIGKTGIIKVIPAVFFKPPAKLAEWIFGAKNKQLLREIINETDLRFVKWAIEQLITWDNNIRIESCIKIHGNKDLLIPLRNDTNTIEIPGGHHFMIVDKAEEISPIINKAIKQAVEKARE, from the coding sequence ATGAAGGTGTATGCCATAAGCGGATTAGGCGCCGATAAAAGAGTATTTGAGTATCTGGATCTTAGGTATGAACTTATTTCCCTGGATTGGATAGAACCAAAGCGTGATGAAGAATTGAGTGAATATGCTAGCCGTCTGGCAGAAAAAATTAATACAAAAGAAAATTTTATACTGATAGGCGTCAGTTTCGGAGGGCTTATTGCCATTGAAATCAGTAAAATACTCAAACCTGCGTTGGTTATTTTGATTTCTTCAGCAGAGACAAAAAGTGATTTGAGAAGAGTTTACCGGATAATTGGCAAAACCGGAATTATAAAAGTGATTCCTGCTGTGTTTTTTAAACCACCGGCAAAGCTGGCGGAGTGGATTTTCGGAGCTAAGAATAAACAATTGCTCAGAGAAATTATAAACGAAACAGACCTGCGATTTGTAAAATGGGCGATTGAACAATTGATTACCTGGGATAACAACATCAGGATTGAGAGTTGTATTAAAATTCATGGAAATAAAGATTTATTAATTCCACTCAGAAATGATACTAATACAATAGAAATACCTGGAGGCCATCATTTTATGATTGTAGATAAAGCGGAGGAAATCAGTCCAATTATAAACAAAGCAATAAAACAGGCCGTTGAGAAAGCAAGAGAATAA
- a CDS encoding 4Fe-4S dicluster domain-containing protein produces the protein MTMASDTSSCKPDAGKWFPVINLSKCEGKQDCVEVCPYDVFEMQEMTSDEYKALNFAGKLKTWVHGRKKAYAVKADQCHACGLCVTACPEKAIKLAKV, from the coding sequence ATGACTATGGCTTCAGACACTTCTTCTTGTAAACCGGACGCTGGAAAATGGTTTCCTGTTATTAACTTATCAAAATGTGAAGGCAAGCAGGATTGTGTAGAAGTATGCCCCTATGATGTATTTGAAATGCAGGAAATGACAAGTGATGAATACAAGGCGCTCAATTTTGCCGGAAAGCTGAAAACATGGGTTCATGGCAGAAAAAAAGCCTATGCCGTAAAAGCGGATCAATGTCATGCTTGCGGTTTATGTGTAACAGCCTGCCCGGAAAAAGCGATTAAGCTGGCAAAGGTATAA
- a CDS encoding EboA domain-containing protein — MSSITYQADIEAIKETLYNWIISNAPAKGKEWLDQKLGLISAENAERQFYLAFGTAPRFVGKEKLQLTAGDIQKAGALRKGWNPAHWTTDQATRILLVLSLPHQDPQKFVHVLNQLFSTGDVGEQTALYLSLPLLPHPELHRHRTTEGIRTNMTDVFNAIALDNPYPSEYLDEPAWNQLVLKTIFVGSPLHRIHGLDQRANANLARMLSDFAHERWAAGRPVPAELWRPVGPFLNEQIFPDMEKLFNSGDTLQQSTAALACQASSLPQAKKLLNQHPQLADKIALGQISWDNIQEQ, encoded by the coding sequence ATGTCTTCTATAACCTATCAGGCCGACATAGAGGCTATCAAAGAAACCTTATACAACTGGATTATCAGCAATGCACCAGCAAAAGGAAAAGAATGGCTTGACCAGAAATTAGGTCTTATTTCTGCTGAAAATGCAGAGCGGCAATTTTACCTGGCTTTTGGCACAGCCCCCCGTTTTGTTGGGAAAGAAAAGCTACAACTCACGGCTGGTGATATTCAAAAAGCCGGGGCTTTGCGGAAAGGCTGGAATCCGGCTCACTGGACCACCGACCAGGCTACCCGTATACTACTGGTACTTTCGCTGCCACATCAAGACCCACAGAAGTTCGTACATGTTCTAAACCAATTATTCAGTACTGGCGATGTGGGTGAGCAAACTGCTTTGTATCTGAGTTTACCTTTGCTTCCGCATCCGGAATTACACCGCCACCGTACCACTGAAGGAATCCGTACTAACATGACGGATGTATTTAATGCAATAGCCTTAGACAATCCATATCCTTCAGAATACCTGGATGAACCTGCCTGGAACCAGCTGGTATTAAAAACTATTTTTGTAGGTAGTCCTTTACATCGGATTCATGGTTTAGACCAACGGGCTAATGCGAATCTGGCCAGAATGCTGTCAGATTTTGCCCATGAACGCTGGGCAGCCGGGCGGCCTGTTCCTGCTGAACTCTGGCGGCCAGTGGGGCCTTTTCTGAATGAGCAGATTTTTCCGGATATGGAAAAGCTTTTTAACTCCGGAGATACCTTGCAACAGTCTACGGCAGCGTTGGCTTGTCAGGCCAGTAGTTTACCGCAGGCAAAAAAACTATTGAACCAGCATCCGCAACTGGCAGATAAAATTGCTTTAGGACAAATTAGCTGGGACAATATCCAGGAGCAATGA
- a CDS encoding DegT/DnrJ/EryC1/StrS family aminotransferase yields MSKKIYLSSPHMGGTELNYIHQAFEENWIAPLGPNVDGFEQDLCRYTGVSHAAALSSGTAAIHLALILLGIKAEDEVICPTFTFSATANPIIYQRATPIFVDSGYSTWNICVKETRNAIEDRLAKGKKPKAMIIVHLYGQAARMDELMALSKEFDIPVIEDAAEALGASYKGKKLGTFGKLGILSFNGNKIITTSGGGALLSDEEGLITKARFLATQARDNAPHYQHSQIGYNYRMSNIAAGIGRGQMEVIDDRVKQRRANYAFYQKAFAHIPVISFAPELENTRSNRWLTCIVIDEKQSKGVTRESIRLALAAENIEARPLWKPMHLQPVFASYPYYGNRNVAEDLFNRGICLPSGSNLTSEEIERVAKIVTSLF; encoded by the coding sequence ATGTCTAAAAAAATATACCTCTCTTCACCGCATATGGGCGGCACTGAATTAAACTATATTCATCAGGCGTTTGAAGAAAACTGGATCGCTCCTTTAGGTCCCAATGTAGATGGCTTTGAGCAGGATTTGTGCCGCTATACTGGCGTTTCCCATGCAGCCGCTTTAAGCTCTGGTACCGCTGCCATCCATTTAGCCTTGATTTTACTGGGCATAAAAGCCGAAGACGAAGTAATTTGCCCAACCTTTACTTTTTCTGCGACTGCCAATCCGATTATATACCAGAGAGCAACTCCCATTTTTGTAGACAGCGGCTATTCTACCTGGAACATTTGTGTAAAAGAAACCCGCAATGCGATTGAAGACCGGCTGGCAAAAGGTAAAAAACCAAAAGCCATGATCATAGTGCATTTGTATGGACAAGCTGCCAGAATGGATGAATTAATGGCACTATCCAAGGAATTTGATATTCCGGTGATAGAAGATGCAGCAGAAGCCTTAGGTGCCAGTTATAAAGGCAAAAAACTAGGTACTTTCGGAAAACTAGGTATTCTTTCTTTTAATGGCAATAAAATTATCACTACCTCTGGAGGAGGCGCTTTATTGTCGGATGAGGAAGGCCTGATAACTAAAGCCCGTTTTCTAGCAACCCAGGCCAGAGATAATGCACCCCATTATCAGCATTCACAAATTGGCTATAATTACCGGATGAGTAATATTGCAGCAGGCATTGGCCGTGGACAAATGGAAGTGATCGACGATAGAGTAAAGCAACGCAGGGCAAATTATGCCTTTTACCAGAAAGCATTTGCGCATATTCCGGTCATTTCTTTCGCACCAGAATTAGAAAATACCCGAAGCAACCGATGGCTTACCTGTATAGTCATAGACGAAAAACAATCAAAGGGCGTAACCAGGGAAAGCATCCGGCTGGCCTTGGCGGCAGAAAACATAGAAGCAAGGCCGCTATGGAAACCGATGCATTTACAGCCTGTGTTTGCGAGTTATCCCTATTATGGCAACCGGAATGTAGCCGAAGACTTATTCAACAGGGGTATTTGCCTGCCATCCGGATCTAATTTAACGAGCGAGGAGATAGAAAGAGTAGCTAAAATTGTTACAAGCTTGTTTTAA
- a CDS encoding acetyltransferase, with protein MLLYGASGHAKVIIDCLQASKVPVTGIFDDNPDIQQLLGLPVLGSYQAKYLPEEPLIIAVGNNQIRRKITALVQHTYGKVIHPSAIVSAYAKVDDGTVVFHHAVIQASASVGQHCIINTSASVDHDCVLENFVHISPNATLSGNVSIGEGTHIGAGATIIPGISIGKWCVIGAGAVVTKDIPDYAKAVGVPARIIKIKPLL; from the coding sequence ATGCTTTTATACGGTGCAAGCGGACATGCCAAAGTGATTATAGATTGCCTGCAAGCCAGCAAGGTTCCGGTTACAGGGATTTTTGACGATAATCCGGATATACAACAACTATTAGGCTTACCTGTTTTAGGTTCATACCAGGCAAAATATTTGCCAGAAGAGCCACTCATTATAGCGGTAGGAAATAATCAGATCCGCCGGAAAATAACGGCTTTGGTACAGCATACCTATGGAAAAGTAATTCATCCTTCTGCGATTGTTTCTGCTTATGCTAAAGTAGATGATGGGACCGTAGTATTTCACCATGCAGTGATACAAGCTTCTGCTTCGGTTGGCCAACATTGCATTATTAACACTTCAGCCAGTGTAGACCACGATTGTGTACTGGAAAATTTTGTACATATTTCTCCCAATGCTACCTTAAGCGGAAATGTATCGATAGGCGAAGGAACCCATATTGGAGCTGGCGCTACTATTATTCCTGGTATTAGTATTGGCAAATGGTGTGTGATTGGAGCAGGAGCCGTTGTAACCAAAGATATTCCAGATTATGCCAAAGCCGTAGGAGTACCAGCCCGAATTATCAAAATCAAACCCTTACTTTGA